The Salinibacterium sp. M195 genome includes a window with the following:
- a CDS encoding DoxX family membrane protein — MDAVEIAQWALRIALALAFIGMGVSHFVAAPARTMRAMIPPALRQKWLPSPTVLVTVTGLCEVAGGLGLLWEPTRFITGVALIVFLIAVFPANVYASENPKRFGKAATPFWPRYFGQLALITLCLLAAI; from the coding sequence ATGGATGCTGTCGAGATTGCCCAATGGGCGTTGCGTATCGCCCTCGCGCTCGCCTTTATCGGCATGGGCGTCAGCCACTTTGTGGCCGCCCCGGCCCGCACCATGCGGGCAATGATCCCGCCGGCATTGCGCCAGAAGTGGCTGCCCTCCCCCACCGTTCTCGTCACCGTCACTGGACTCTGCGAAGTTGCTGGGGGTCTTGGTCTGCTCTGGGAACCCACCCGCTTCATTACCGGTGTCGCGCTCATCGTGTTCCTGATTGCGGTGTTCCCGGCCAACGTCTATGCGTCCGAGAACCCGAAACGATTCGGCAAGGCGGCAACGCCGTTCTGGCCGCGCTACTTCGGCCAGCTCGCGCTCATCACCCTCTGCCTCCTCGCGGCAATCTAA
- the serA gene encoding phosphoglycerate dehydrogenase, whose translation MAKPIVVIAEELSPATVDALGPDFEIRNVDGTDRDALKSALSDAQAVLIRSATQMDADALAAAPSLKVIARAGVGLDNVDIKAATAAGVMVVNAPTSNIISAAELTVGHILSLARHIPAASSALAQGQWKRSQYSGTELFEKTIGIIGLGRIGGLITERMQSFGTNIIAYDPYVTATRAQQMGVTLVSLDELLERSDFITIHMPKTPETTGMISTEQFARMKSTAYIVNVARGGLIDEDALYTALKSHRIAGAGLDVFVSEPPTGSPLLALDNVIVTPHLGASTAEAQEKAGVSVAKSVRLALGGELVPDAVNVAGGIIDQSVRPGIPLMEKLGQVFSGLSDSPLTSVDIEVRGEIVEFDVNVLKLAALKGIFTNVVSETVSYVNAPVLAEQRGLTVRLITDAVSPEYRNLLTIRGSLADGSQVSVSGTLVGNKQLEKIVEINGYDIEVPLADHLIVMMYEDRTGIVAVFGKEFGDANINIAGMQIARESVGGNALSVLTVDSQASADVLATVAERIDARYVHAIDIVDA comes from the coding sequence GTGGCTAAGCCGATCGTTGTGATCGCCGAAGAACTTTCCCCCGCAACAGTTGACGCCCTCGGGCCCGACTTTGAGATTCGAAATGTTGACGGCACTGACCGTGACGCATTGAAGTCTGCGCTCTCTGACGCGCAGGCCGTTCTCATCCGTTCAGCAACACAAATGGATGCCGATGCTCTTGCTGCCGCGCCTAGCCTGAAGGTTATTGCGCGCGCCGGTGTTGGCCTCGACAACGTGGATATCAAGGCGGCAACTGCTGCTGGTGTCATGGTGGTAAACGCCCCAACGTCGAACATCATCTCGGCTGCCGAGCTGACCGTTGGGCACATTTTGAGCTTGGCGCGTCACATTCCTGCCGCTTCTAGCGCTCTGGCGCAGGGGCAGTGGAAGCGTTCGCAGTACTCAGGCACCGAGCTTTTTGAGAAGACGATCGGCATCATCGGCCTCGGCCGTATTGGTGGTCTCATTACTGAGCGCATGCAGTCCTTCGGCACGAACATCATTGCCTATGACCCCTACGTGACAGCAACTCGCGCGCAGCAGATGGGAGTCACGCTCGTCTCGCTCGATGAGCTCCTCGAGCGTTCAGACTTCATCACGATCCACATGCCCAAGACCCCCGAGACAACGGGCATGATTTCGACCGAGCAGTTTGCTCGCATGAAGTCGACGGCCTACATCGTGAACGTTGCCCGCGGTGGCCTCATCGACGAAGACGCGCTCTACACGGCGCTCAAGTCGCACCGCATTGCTGGTGCCGGCCTTGACGTGTTCGTGAGCGAGCCGCCAACAGGGTCGCCGTTGCTGGCCCTCGACAACGTCATTGTCACCCCGCACCTCGGCGCTTCGACCGCTGAAGCGCAAGAAAAGGCTGGCGTTTCGGTAGCCAAGTCGGTTCGTCTCGCCCTCGGAGGCGAGCTGGTGCCTGACGCAGTGAACGTTGCTGGTGGCATCATCGACCAGAGCGTGCGCCCCGGCATCCCGCTCATGGAAAAGCTTGGCCAGGTCTTCTCTGGTCTCTCAGACAGCCCGCTCACGAGTGTTGACATTGAGGTTCGCGGCGAGATCGTTGAGTTCGATGTCAACGTGCTCAAACTCGCTGCTCTCAAAGGCATCTTCACGAATGTGGTTTCGGAGACGGTCAGCTACGTCAACGCACCGGTTCTCGCCGAGCAGCGTGGCCTCACGGTTCGTTTGATTACGGATGCCGTGAGCCCCGAATACCGCAACCTGCTGACCATTCGTGGTTCGCTTGCTGACGGTTCGCAGGTTTCCGTTTCGGGAACCCTGGTCGGAAACAAGCAGCTCGAGAAGATCGTCGAGATCAACGGCTACGACATCGAGGTTCCGCTCGCTGACCACCTCATTGTGATGATGTACGAAGACCGCACCGGAATCGTCGCTGTGTTCGGTAAGGAATTCGGCGACGCCAACATCAACATCGCAGGCATGCAGATTGCGCGCGAAAGTGTCGGCGGCAACGCGCTGTCAGTGCTTACCGTCGATTCGCAGGCATCCGCTGATGTTCTCGCGACCGTGGCTGAGCGCATTGATGCTCGCTACGTGCACGCGATCGACATCGTCGACGCTTAG
- a CDS encoding DUF6458 family protein, translating into MSIGTGIVLVVIGAILTFALDLQVAGVNFDLIGYILMIAGAVVFVLGLVLMMRKRTSVTTVHNNDGVNNSVSERRTTTTPDETI; encoded by the coding sequence ATGAGTATCGGAACCGGAATTGTATTAGTAGTTATTGGCGCGATTCTTACCTTCGCGCTCGACCTTCAAGTTGCAGGGGTGAACTTCGACCTCATCGGTTACATCCTGATGATCGCCGGAGCTGTCGTATTCGTCCTCGGCCTCGTGCTGATGATGCGTAAGCGCACCTCGGTAACCACCGTGCACAACAACGACGGAGTCAATAACTCCGTCAGCGAACGTCGCACGACCACAACCCCCGACGAAACCATCTAA
- a CDS encoding 3-isopropylmalate dehydrogenase yields the protein MPSQIKLAVIPGDGIGPEVVAEALKVLKATGVDVAPTEFPFGAAHYLDSGTILEDSDIAELAKHDAILLGAVGGDPRDPRLTGGIIERGLLLKLRFALDHHVNLRPTKIFPGVTSPLADAGEVDFVVVREGTEGPYVGNGGRIRTGTPHEIATEVSINTAFGVERVVRFAFAQAMSRPRKKLTLVHKTNVLVHAGSLWQTTVDRVSQEFPAVDVDYMHVDAATIFMVTKPSRFDVIVTDNLFGDILTDLAAAISGGIGLAASGNLNPSGAFPSMFEPVHGSAPDIAGKQLADPTAAILSIALLLSQFGESDAAARVTAAVEADLSARGDTARSTSEIGSAIADAVAQN from the coding sequence ATGCCTTCTCAGATCAAGCTTGCAGTCATTCCCGGTGATGGTATTGGGCCAGAAGTTGTGGCCGAGGCCCTCAAAGTTCTGAAGGCAACCGGTGTGGATGTCGCACCCACCGAGTTCCCTTTCGGTGCGGCTCACTACCTTGATTCGGGCACCATTCTCGAAGACTCCGACATCGCTGAACTTGCGAAGCACGACGCGATCCTTCTGGGCGCCGTCGGGGGAGACCCTCGCGATCCTCGTCTCACGGGTGGCATCATCGAGCGCGGCCTCCTCTTGAAGCTGCGTTTTGCGCTTGATCACCACGTCAACCTGCGCCCGACCAAGATTTTCCCCGGCGTGACGTCACCGCTGGCTGACGCCGGCGAGGTCGACTTTGTTGTCGTGCGGGAGGGCACCGAGGGCCCCTACGTGGGCAATGGTGGGCGCATCCGCACCGGCACTCCTCATGAGATTGCCACTGAGGTGTCGATCAATACGGCCTTCGGGGTCGAGCGTGTAGTTCGATTCGCTTTCGCGCAGGCCATGTCACGTCCGCGCAAGAAGCTCACACTCGTGCACAAGACCAACGTGCTCGTTCACGCGGGCAGCCTGTGGCAGACCACTGTCGACCGAGTTTCGCAAGAATTCCCCGCCGTTGACGTCGATTACATGCATGTCGACGCGGCAACGATTTTCATGGTCACAAAACCGAGTAGATTTGACGTTATAGTCACCGACAACCTCTTTGGTGACATCCTTACAGACCTCGCAGCGGCCATCAGCGGCGGCATCGGTTTGGCCGCCTCCGGCAATCTCAACCCGAGCGGGGCATTCCCCTCGATGTTTGAGCCGGTTCATGGTTCAGCGCCCGACATTGCGGGAAAACAACTCGCTGATCCCACGGCGGCAATCCTGTCGATTGCATTGCTGCTGTCACAGTTCGGCGAATCGGATGCCGCGGCCCGCGTTACTGCGGCCGTTGAAGCCGATCTCAGCGCCCGTGGCGACACCGCACGGTCCACGTCTGAGATTGGCAGTGCAATTGCCGACGCTGTAGCGCAGAATTAA
- a CDS encoding branched-chain amino acid aminotransferase, with product MKNLLADRPLTFMVKKNQEPRSIEERDAVLANPGFGVNFTDHMVDVCWSEMGGWHRPRVQPYGPIALDPAAAVLHYGQEIFEGLKAFRHEDGSIWSFRPEANAARLQRSARRMALPELPIAAFIDSLKQIIAVDGDWVPNAPETSLYLRPFMFAKEAFLGVRAAKKVNYYVIASPAGAYFPGGVNPVSIWISTNFTRAGKGGTGAAKTGGNYASSLIAQQEAAEHGCAQVLFLDAEEGKYIEELGGMNVVLVKKDGTLVTPHSESILEGITRDSVLQLAEDRGHKVERRRVTLEEWREGVESGDITEMFACGTAAVITPIALLKGDGVEFGSADAPAGELTMSLREELTDIQYGRREDKHGWMMRLDA from the coding sequence ATGAAGAATCTGCTGGCTGATCGCCCCCTCACTTTCATGGTGAAGAAGAACCAAGAACCCCGCTCGATCGAAGAGCGTGACGCGGTGTTGGCTAACCCGGGCTTTGGGGTGAACTTCACCGACCACATGGTCGACGTCTGTTGGTCAGAGATGGGTGGCTGGCACCGTCCGCGCGTGCAGCCGTATGGACCCATTGCGCTTGACCCCGCTGCCGCAGTGTTGCACTACGGCCAAGAGATTTTCGAAGGTCTGAAGGCGTTCCGTCACGAGGATGGTTCGATTTGGTCGTTCCGCCCCGAAGCTAATGCTGCGCGGCTGCAGCGTTCGGCCCGCCGCATGGCGCTGCCGGAGCTGCCGATTGCGGCGTTTATCGATTCGCTCAAGCAGATCATTGCTGTCGATGGCGACTGGGTGCCGAATGCTCCCGAGACCAGCTTGTACTTGCGCCCGTTCATGTTCGCGAAAGAGGCGTTCCTTGGCGTGCGCGCGGCGAAGAAGGTCAACTACTACGTGATCGCGAGCCCTGCTGGCGCCTACTTCCCCGGTGGGGTGAATCCGGTGTCGATCTGGATCTCCACGAACTTCACTCGCGCAGGCAAGGGTGGAACGGGAGCAGCAAAGACCGGTGGAAACTATGCGTCGTCGCTGATCGCTCAGCAAGAAGCTGCTGAGCATGGTTGCGCCCAGGTGTTGTTCTTGGATGCCGAAGAGGGCAAGTACATCGAAGAACTCGGTGGCATGAACGTGGTTCTCGTCAAGAAAGACGGAACTCTCGTTACCCCGCACTCGGAGTCGATTCTTGAGGGCATCACGCGCGACTCGGTGCTTCAGCTTGCTGAAGACCGCGGCCACAAGGTTGAGCGTCGTCGCGTCACACTCGAAGAATGGCGCGAGGGCGTTGAGTCTGGCGACATCACCGAAATGTTTGCGTGCGGTACCGCTGCGGTTATCACGCCGATCGCTCTGCTCAAGGGTGATGGCGTTGAATTTGGGTCGGCGGATGCTCCCGCCGGCGAACTGACGATGTCGCTGCGCGAAGAGCTCACCGACATCCAATATGGCCGTCGCGAAGATAAGCACGGCTGGATGATGAGGCTCGACGCATGA
- a CDS encoding fumarylacetoacetate hydrolase family protein produces MKVARFSVGTGARYGIIDGDEIVVLTGDPMFNGFEPTEERLPLSEIKMLAPVIPRSKVVAFGRNYAEHAKELGNEVPDAPMMFIKPNTSVVGPGDAIMLPPQSEEIAFEGELAVIIGSIAKNVAVEDADSVIFGYTIANDVTARDLQKKDGQWSRAKGFDTFCPLGPVIETEFVVASQSIRTTVNGDLKQDGTVDQMIHSVAAQIAYASAAFTLLPGDVILTGTPAGVGPLVHGDTVEITIEGIGTLSNPVRRASR; encoded by the coding sequence ATGAAGGTAGCTCGTTTCAGCGTTGGCACGGGAGCCCGCTACGGCATCATCGATGGCGACGAAATTGTCGTGCTCACCGGTGACCCGATGTTCAACGGCTTCGAGCCCACCGAGGAGCGCTTGCCGCTGTCGGAGATCAAGATGTTGGCGCCGGTGATTCCGCGCTCGAAAGTGGTGGCATTCGGTCGCAACTATGCCGAGCACGCCAAGGAGCTCGGCAACGAAGTTCCGGATGCTCCCATGATGTTCATCAAGCCGAACACGTCTGTGGTCGGCCCCGGCGATGCCATCATGTTGCCGCCGCAGAGCGAAGAGATCGCGTTTGAGGGTGAGCTTGCCGTGATCATCGGCAGCATTGCCAAGAACGTCGCGGTCGAAGACGCTGACAGCGTGATTTTTGGCTACACGATTGCTAACGATGTGACCGCCCGCGACCTTCAGAAGAAGGACGGCCAGTGGTCACGAGCGAAGGGCTTCGACACGTTCTGCCCACTGGGGCCCGTGATCGAGACCGAGTTCGTGGTGGCGTCGCAGAGCATCCGCACGACGGTGAATGGTGACCTGAAGCAAGACGGAACCGTTGACCAGATGATTCATTCGGTAGCGGCGCAGATTGCCTATGCTTCAGCAGCATTCACGCTGTTGCCCGGCGACGTGATTCTTACGGGAACCCCCGCGGGCGTCGGACCATTGGTGCATGGCGACACCGTCGAGATCACGATCGAGGGCATCGGCACGCTGAGCAACCCGGTGCGCCGGGCTTCGCGCTAG
- the gltX gene encoding glutamate--tRNA ligase, whose protein sequence is MSAPFSTATASDVRVRFCPSPTGTPHVGLIRTALFNWAYARHMGGKMVFRIEDTDAARDSEESYLQLLDAMRWLGLDWDEGVETGGPNEPYRQSQRTDIYLEVIEKLKASGHLYETFATGEEIEARNVANGRDPKQGYDNFERDLTAEQIAAFKEEGRLPALRLRVPDSDLSFDDLVRGDITFPAGSFSDFVVVRPNGAPLYTFVNPVDDALMGITHVLRGEDLLSSTPRQIALYTALIEIGLTDAIPRFGHLPYVMGEGNKKLSKRDPEASLFHHRDRGFIPEGLINYLSLLGWSLAPDRDVFSVEEMIAAFDVENVTPSPARFDVKKAESLNGDHIRLLSAEEFAARLVPYLVAADVISAEPTEVELTMLAAAAPLVQERMQLLGDAPALLQFLFTPDAELTVDADAMPKAEGPEVLDAAIAVLTDLDSWTHDAIEAALRAELIDVKEMKPRLAFGPLRSAVAGRRISPPLFESMELLGKESSLVRLKALRAQL, encoded by the coding sequence ATGTCTGCGCCATTTTCTACTGCAACCGCTTCCGACGTTCGCGTTCGGTTTTGTCCGTCACCTACCGGTACGCCCCACGTTGGGCTGATCCGCACTGCCCTGTTTAACTGGGCGTATGCGCGCCACATGGGCGGCAAGATGGTGTTCCGTATTGAAGATACGGATGCCGCTCGCGACAGCGAAGAGAGCTATCTGCAGCTTCTCGACGCGATGCGCTGGTTGGGGCTGGACTGGGACGAAGGCGTCGAGACCGGTGGGCCGAACGAGCCATACCGTCAGTCGCAGCGCACCGACATCTACCTTGAGGTCATCGAGAAGCTGAAGGCTTCCGGTCACCTCTACGAGACTTTTGCGACGGGTGAAGAGATCGAGGCCCGCAACGTGGCTAACGGTCGCGACCCCAAGCAGGGTTACGACAACTTTGAGCGCGACCTCACTGCTGAGCAGATCGCGGCATTCAAAGAGGAGGGCCGCCTGCCGGCTCTGCGTTTGCGCGTGCCTGACTCTGACCTCAGCTTTGACGACCTGGTTCGTGGCGACATCACGTTCCCCGCTGGTTCGTTCTCTGACTTCGTTGTCGTGCGCCCGAATGGTGCTCCGCTGTACACGTTCGTGAACCCGGTGGATGACGCGCTCATGGGCATCACGCATGTGCTGCGCGGTGAAGACCTGCTCTCGAGCACTCCTCGCCAGATCGCCCTTTACACGGCGCTCATTGAGATCGGGCTGACGGATGCGATTCCGCGCTTCGGTCACCTTCCTTACGTGATGGGCGAGGGCAACAAGAAGCTCTCCAAGCGTGACCCTGAGGCGAGCCTGTTCCACCACCGTGACCGCGGGTTCATCCCCGAGGGTCTCATCAACTACCTGTCGTTGCTCGGCTGGTCGCTTGCTCCCGACCGCGACGTGTTCTCGGTCGAAGAGATGATCGCGGCGTTCGACGTTGAGAATGTGACGCCGAGCCCGGCCCGTTTCGATGTGAAGAAGGCGGAGTCGCTGAATGGCGACCACATCCGTCTCTTGTCGGCAGAAGAATTTGCGGCACGTCTCGTGCCGTACCTCGTTGCTGCTGACGTGATTTCGGCTGAGCCCACTGAGGTTGAGCTGACGATGCTCGCGGCTGCCGCACCGCTTGTGCAGGAGCGCATGCAGTTGCTGGGCGACGCTCCCGCACTGTTGCAGTTCTTGTTCACCCCGGATGCTGAACTCACGGTTGATGCCGATGCAATGCCGAAGGCCGAGGGGCCTGAGGTGCTGGATGCCGCTATCGCCGTGCTGACCGATCTCGATTCGTGGACACACGATGCAATCGAAGCGGCTCTCCGCGCCGAACTTATTGACGTGAAGGAAATGAAGCCACGTCTCGCGTTTGGTCCGTTGCGTAGTGCGGTCGCTGGCCGCCGCATCAGCCCGCCACTGTTTGAGTCGATGGAACTGTTGGGCAAGGAATCGTCGTTGGTTCGCCTGAAGGCGCTGCGCGCACAGCTATGA
- a CDS encoding NAD(P)/FAD-dependent oxidoreductase gives MSEQFDWDVVIVGGGPAGLSAALNLARARRRTLVLDSNRPRNSATFHSHGFLSRDGISPLELRKMGREELEQYPNVAFERTIVEGIEPLVAADFADAVSADEGASAAVGAGFTVTHRGGAVTTRTVLIATGLREVLPKLPMLRAFYGTSIHSCMECDGYEYADKPIALIGHTDDLAERALLLSQWSRDLIVFTQGIGQVSDADEAMLAERGVRVDRREVADVAGDRDGLNGVVLADGETIAREAAFVRPDYETALDYAAGLQLALDAEGLIVVDAAGRTSTAGAYAIGDATPPGPQQLIVAAGDGAEVAAVINRDLL, from the coding sequence ATGAGTGAGCAGTTCGACTGGGATGTTGTCATTGTCGGCGGCGGACCGGCCGGACTGAGCGCTGCCCTGAACTTGGCGCGGGCACGCCGTCGCACTCTGGTGCTCGACAGCAATCGCCCCCGCAACTCGGCGACGTTCCACTCGCACGGCTTTCTGAGCCGCGATGGTATTTCTCCTCTCGAGCTTCGCAAGATGGGCCGTGAGGAGCTCGAGCAGTATCCGAACGTGGCGTTCGAGCGCACGATCGTTGAGGGTATTGAGCCGCTGGTCGCTGCTGATTTTGCGGATGCTGTTAGCGCTGACGAGGGCGCATCTGCGGCCGTCGGCGCGGGCTTCACTGTGACGCATCGCGGGGGAGCGGTCACGACCCGCACCGTGCTGATCGCGACGGGGTTGCGTGAGGTTCTGCCGAAGCTTCCGATGCTGCGCGCGTTCTATGGCACGAGCATCCACTCGTGCATGGAGTGTGACGGTTACGAGTATGCCGATAAGCCGATTGCCTTGATTGGGCACACGGATGACTTGGCCGAGCGCGCGCTGCTGCTCTCGCAGTGGAGCCGCGACCTCATTGTTTTCACGCAGGGCATTGGCCAGGTGAGTGACGCTGATGAGGCCATGCTCGCGGAGCGTGGTGTTCGCGTAGATCGTCGTGAAGTGGCGGATGTCGCGGGCGACCGTGATGGCCTGAACGGCGTTGTGCTTGCCGACGGCGAGACGATTGCGCGCGAGGCCGCGTTTGTGCGCCCTGACTATGAGACGGCGCTCGACTATGCGGCGGGCCTGCAACTCGCACTCGACGCGGAGGGTCTGATTGTCGTGGACGCTGCCGGCCGCACCAGCACGGCAGGGGCCTATGCGATCGGTGATGCCACCCCGCCCGGCCCCCAACAGCTCATCGTTGCCGCGGGTGACGGCGCTGAGGTTGCCGCGGTCATCAACCGCGACTTGCTCTAG
- a CDS encoding PadR family transcriptional regulator, whose product MSLLHAVLGFVAIQPMTGYELGKAFSTTAAHFWPADQSQLYRTLHRAEADGLVESTTVEQATRPDRRLYSLLEPGREALEAWLASPLEPDNSREPFLLRLFFAASLGTAGVIDLLDQRRSAAEELLTTLDALASSAPHKPSKTTLAIQLQYATLESGRAHARAEIIWLDELRAQLADHKEPAR is encoded by the coding sequence ATGTCTCTCCTCCACGCTGTGCTCGGTTTCGTCGCGATTCAGCCCATGACGGGCTACGAACTCGGCAAAGCATTCTCCACAACCGCCGCACACTTCTGGCCAGCCGATCAGTCGCAGCTCTACCGCACCCTCCACCGCGCCGAAGCCGACGGCCTTGTCGAAAGCACCACCGTCGAGCAGGCAACCCGACCCGACCGCCGCTTGTACTCGTTACTCGAGCCGGGTCGAGAAGCATTGGAGGCGTGGCTGGCCTCACCCCTCGAACCAGACAACTCCCGCGAACCTTTTCTGCTGCGGCTATTCTTCGCCGCGTCGCTCGGCACTGCGGGCGTGATCGACCTGCTCGACCAACGCCGCTCCGCTGCCGAGGAACTTCTCACAACCCTCGACGCCCTCGCCTCGAGCGCACCCCACAAACCCTCGAAAACCACTCTCGCCATTCAGCTGCAATACGCAACGCTCGAATCGGGACGAGCCCACGCGCGCGCCGAAATTATCTGGCTCGATGAGCTTCGAGCCCAACTCGCCGACCACAAGGAGCCCGCCCGATGA
- a CDS encoding SIR2 family protein, with product MSDVRKFLEEHLKPLAGAFLFVGAGLSRRYATLPNWEGLLREFAAYTEQPFEYYLGAAGGNLPAAASRIADDFYEIWWKTDEFKESRALHASDVKDGSSALKIEIARFVNMKMASSTIPEDLREEWALLQSATVDGVITTNYDSLLQLAFPDFEVFVGQEQLLFSEAQGIAEIYHIHGAAIDPASLVLTAADYKDFDLHNPYLAAKLLTIFVEHPVLFMGYSMGDENIQGILRNIVFALRDENIGKLQDRLIFVEWERDVVPSISNSVIVVDGTPIPVTRIKVPDFVDIFAALGARQRALSAKMVRLLKEQVYEIVLNNDPKGRLFAYSDVDADSAKDISVVFGVGAKAALVGITGIGRSQVLADVLDNPSGGYPAKEILSLHISKVGANVWYPVFKYLSEAGLSTGNELVANAQLPSRVIEHANRNREKIVLKVQDRRRKSMSALLKDHDWKWAFTHILELPSFTNDLVGLKEFLVSHADKVDSKRWGTDYAKGVVVYDYLKFAATPSEWSAANSR from the coding sequence ATGTCAGATGTGCGAAAATTCCTCGAAGAACACTTGAAACCTCTGGCTGGTGCCTTTCTTTTCGTAGGCGCAGGCCTCTCGCGACGCTATGCGACGTTGCCGAACTGGGAAGGGCTGTTGCGGGAGTTCGCCGCCTACACTGAACAGCCGTTTGAGTACTATCTGGGCGCAGCCGGAGGTAACTTGCCCGCTGCAGCATCGCGGATTGCAGACGACTTTTATGAGATCTGGTGGAAAACTGATGAGTTCAAAGAATCGAGGGCGCTTCATGCAAGCGATGTGAAGGATGGATCCTCAGCCTTAAAAATTGAGATTGCACGATTCGTGAACATGAAGATGGCCTCGAGTACTATCCCTGAGGACCTTCGTGAGGAATGGGCGCTACTCCAGTCTGCGACGGTAGACGGCGTAATTACCACAAACTATGATTCGCTTCTGCAACTGGCCTTTCCAGACTTTGAAGTTTTTGTCGGCCAAGAACAACTACTTTTCTCAGAGGCGCAAGGGATTGCGGAGATTTACCACATCCACGGCGCGGCGATAGATCCAGCCTCGCTTGTGCTTACTGCGGCCGACTACAAAGATTTCGATCTGCACAACCCGTACCTGGCGGCGAAACTTCTCACAATATTTGTAGAACATCCAGTGTTGTTCATGGGCTACAGCATGGGCGACGAAAACATTCAAGGAATCTTGCGAAACATTGTTTTTGCGCTGCGTGACGAGAACATCGGGAAACTCCAAGACCGACTGATCTTCGTTGAGTGGGAGCGTGATGTAGTTCCATCTATCTCGAACAGTGTGATTGTCGTCGACGGCACCCCGATTCCTGTAACGAGGATCAAAGTTCCTGACTTTGTCGATATATTCGCGGCCCTCGGGGCGCGGCAACGAGCTCTATCAGCGAAGATGGTGCGCCTCCTAAAGGAGCAGGTGTACGAAATCGTCCTGAACAACGACCCTAAGGGGCGCTTGTTTGCGTATTCGGACGTCGACGCGGACTCTGCAAAAGATATATCCGTGGTTTTCGGGGTCGGAGCTAAGGCCGCGCTGGTTGGGATTACAGGCATAGGCCGATCTCAGGTGCTTGCGGATGTTTTGGACAATCCGTCAGGAGGCTACCCGGCAAAGGAGATTTTGTCTCTACACATCTCAAAAGTTGGGGCGAACGTTTGGTACCCGGTCTTCAAATATTTGAGCGAGGCCGGGCTATCAACGGGGAACGAGCTCGTCGCGAATGCGCAGCTTCCGAGTCGAGTAATCGAGCACGCAAACCGCAATAGGGAAAAAATTGTGCTCAAGGTGCAGGACAGGCGACGTAAGTCCATGAGTGCACTTCTGAAGGACCATGACTGGAAATGGGCGTTCACACATATTTTGGAACTCCCATCTTTCACCAACGATTTGGTCGGCCTAAAAGAATTCTTAGTGAGCCATGCCGACAAGGTCGACTCGAAACGATGGGGAACGGACTACGCCAAGGGTGTTGTTGTTTACGATTACCTAAAGTTCGCTGCTACGCCTAGCGAGTGGAGTGCTGCGAACAGTCGCTGA
- a CDS encoding SRPBCC family protein, protein MTQVIVLDTVFDAPIAEVCALSLSVNLHLDSMTHHHEKVVAGRTTGHFAESDVVTWSARHFGLPLRLTIRIFDVDAPHRFADEQVRGPFAVYHHEHLFTEIDGRTHMQDRLTFAAPFGPLGRLVEKLFLRRYMQTLLEERNAALIDVLQYKNR, encoded by the coding sequence ATGACCCAGGTGATCGTGCTCGACACTGTGTTCGATGCCCCTATCGCTGAGGTGTGCGCGTTGTCGTTGAGCGTGAACCTGCACCTTGATTCGATGACGCACCACCACGAAAAAGTCGTCGCGGGCCGCACCACGGGCCACTTCGCCGAGAGCGACGTCGTCACGTGGTCGGCTCGACACTTCGGTCTTCCGCTGCGGCTGACGATCCGAATTTTTGACGTGGATGCTCCTCACCGGTTTGCGGATGAACAAGTCCGCGGCCCTTTCGCCGTTTACCACCACGAGCACCTCTTCACCGAGATCGACGGCCGCACCCACATGCAGGATCGCCTCACCTTCGCGGCCCCCTTCGGGCCACTCGGGCGCCTCGTGGAGAAGCTGTTCTTGCGGCGCTACATGCAGACGCTGCTCGAGGAGCGCAATGCTGCACTGATTGACGTGCTTCAATACAAGAACCGATGA